From one Maniola jurtina chromosome 5, ilManJurt1.1, whole genome shotgun sequence genomic stretch:
- the LOC123865669 gene encoding uncharacterized protein LOC123865669, which produces MSTPGRDRANRPLSRRCVNCSLSLAPNLRRRPIEELDEQLLIILRSWITPTIVSSDDILCIECFVLLQERGLTNTTPSQVEVSPALGHLNVCFGCGISIASRRTHQVSQDSPQRTFILRWTPAHHVRHLERVCRACWEAATRNVQRQALHDMNRPLLEPMVSDPMEVDIPDAVIPEPPPLPQMVPPSREQQLPRTQSKINSQKYKRVSASSRRCMFIGCENTERLLVPNAIKEVLLIQYKKYIPFTARICEYHLRSHQWDELETPHSDFTGYQIDDIFSRLEQAAERNIDFSNINSMDQHLAHYWLGLNAEQFNELLICIPMLYDHFPNPSVALSIFLVKLRTGDSNERLSTLFKIPRSTLERKMNIVRNCLNVQFVSRYLGINHISIQNVASRNRTIPEGFFGDASMASNIKPAIVLCDGTYVYVQSSSNYLYQKRTYSLHKYANLVKPFLFVCCDGYILECVGPYEATQNDSSIMSALFDNENGPMRSFFRPRDVFILDRGFRDVIPQLQRYNYKTYMPESLLENEHQLTTEQANKSRCVTMCRWVVEVVNGRIKRDFKLFRQEYFNRASRHLMVDFKIACSLLNKFHPTIDDRPEHVEYLNIARARLNMPNYLSEFIQREHINRRRTIFQSIDSSAPHLDDFPRLTLNDLKRFALGSYHLKQARSYYGEHVRANGTYSVEISNEIIEEDLPLIFGQNNYLVRGRIKSRHVSNKAYYTYLLISKEQNRANSLESVIAYYCSCLVGNRTVGCCAHTMSVLWYLSWGRFNEVSAPASFLDNIFYDE; this is translated from the exons ATGTCTACACCCGGTCGAGATCGCGCTAACCGTCCACTCTCACGCAGATGTGTCAATTGTTCTCTGAGTTTGGCGCCTAATCTTCGAAGACGACCAATTGAAGAATTAGACGAACAATTGCTAATTATTCTACGATCTTGGATAACGCCTACAATC GTATCCTCTGATGACATTCTGTGTATTGAATGTTTTGTGCTATTACAAGAGCGCGGGCTAACAAACACAACTCCATCTCAAGTAGAGGTATCTCCTGCTCTTGGACATCTAAACGTATGTTTTGGATGTGGAATCTCAATTGCAAGTCGAAGAACTCACCAAGTTTCTCAAGACAGTCCTCAAAGGACCTTTATCTTAAGATGGACTCCAGCTCATCAT GTCAGACATTTGGAACGCGTTTGTCGTGCTTGTTGGGAAGCTGCAACAAGGAATGTGCAAAGACAAGCACTTCATGACATGAACAGACCCTTGCTGGAGCCAATGGTTTCTGACCCTATGGAAGTTGACATCCCAGATGCCGTGATTCCTGAACCACCTCCACTGCCTCAAATGGTTCCACCATCGCGAGAGCAACAATTGCCCCGAACACAATCAAAAATTAATTCACAAAAGTACAAACGAGTTTCTGCAAGTTCTCGTCGTTGTATGTTTATTGGATGTGAGAATACGGAACGCCTTTTAGTGCCCAATGCTATAAAAgaagttttattgatacaatacaaaaaatatattcccTTCACAGCTAGAATCTGTGAATATCATTTGCGCAGCCATCAATGGGATGAACTTGAGACCCCTCATTCAGATTTTACTGGATATCAAATTGATGATATATTTTCAAGACTGGAACAAGCTGCAGAAAGAAACATAGATTTTAGTAACATAAACTCGATGGATCAACATTTAGCCCATTATTGGTTGGGACTTAATGCAGAGCAATTTAACGAGCTATTGATCTGTATTCCAATGTTGTATGATCATTTTCCAAACCCTTCTGTAgctcttagtatatttttggtCAAACTAAGAACAGGTGATAGCAATGAAAGGCTGTCAACACTATTTAAAATACCAAGATCTACTTTAGAAAGAAAGATGAATATTGtaagaaattgtttaaatgTACAGTTTGTTTCTAGATATTTAGGAATCAATCACATATCCATCCAAAATGTGGCATCACGCAATAGGACAATACCAGAGGGATTTTTTGGGGATGCCAGCATGGCTTCAAATATTAAGCCTGCTATTGTTTTATGTGATGGTACATATGTTTATGTCCAAAGCAGCAGTAATTACTTGTACCAAAAACGGACTTATAGTTTGCATAAATATGCTAATCTTGTTAAACCAttcttgtttgtttgttgtgatGGGTATATTTTAGAGTGTGTAGGACCATATGAAGCGACACAAAATGATTCATCAATTATGAGTGCTTTGTTTGATAATGAAAATGGTCCAATGCGCTCATTTTTTAGACCCCGTGATGTGTTTATTTTGGATAGAGGATTCAGGGATGTGATTCCTCAATTACAGagatataattataaaacttataTGCCTGAATCATTATTGGAAAATGAACACCAATTAACCACCGAACAGGCTAATAAATCTAGATGTGTGACAATGTGTCGGTGGGTTGTTGAGGTTGTAAATGGTAGAATAAAAAGAGACTTTAAGTTATTTCGGcaggaatattttaatagagcGTCAAGGCACCTTATGGTTGATTTTAAAATAGCTTGCTCCCTTTTGAATAAATTCCACCCTACAATTGACGACAGACCGGAACATGTGGAGTATCTTAATATTGCTCGGGCAAGATTGAATATGCCAAATTATCTTTCGGAATTTATTCAAAGGGAACATATAAACAGAAGGCGTACGATTTTCCAAAGCATTGATAGCAGTGCTCCTCATTTAGATGATTTTCCAAGATTAActttaaatgatttaaaaagaTTTGCATTAGGATCTTACCATTTAAAACAGGCAAGGTCCTATTATGGGGAGCATGTGCGAGCAAATGGTACATACAGTGTGGAAATAAGCAATGAAATAATAGAAGAAGATTTGCCCTTAATATTTggccaaaataattatttagtcaGGGGCAGGATTAAATCACGACATGTTAGCAACAAGGCATACTACACATATTTACTGATAAGTAAAGAACAGAATAGGGCAAATTCTTTAGAGAGTGTCATTGCTTATTATTGCAGTTGCTTAGTGGGAAATCGTACAGTAGGGTGCTGCGCTCATACCATGTCTGTATTGTGGTATTTAAGCTGGGGCCGCTTCAATGAGGTAAGCGCCCCAGCATCATTCCTGGATAATATATTCTATGACGAATAA